In one window of Ptiloglossa arizonensis isolate GNS036 chromosome 5, iyPtiAriz1_principal, whole genome shotgun sequence DNA:
- the Serp gene encoding chitin deacetylase-like protein serp — translation MRSSLVLLLLAAIAFAEGAERVKRQEDAKKEESFESEICKDKDAGEWFRLVAGEGDNCRDVIQCTSSGLQAIRCPAGLYFDIDKQTCDWKDSVNNCKLKNKERKAKPLLYTEEPLCQDGFLACGDGSCIERGLFCNGEKDCADGSDENICDMDNDPNRAPPCDPVVCVLPDCFCSEDGTTIPGDLPPKDVPQMITITFDDAINNNNIGLYKEIFNGKRKNPNGCDMKSTFFVSHKYTNYSAVQEMHRKGHEIAVHSISHNDDERFWSDATVDDWAKEMAGMRIIAEKFANLTDNSVVGVRAPYLRVGGNNQFTMMEEQAFLYDSTITAALNNPPLWPYTMYFRMPHRCHGNLQHCPTRSHAVWEMVMNELDRREDPQNDEYLPGCAMVDSCSNILTGDQFYNFLNHNFDRHYEQNRAPLGLYFHAAWLKNNPEFLDAFLYWIDEILSNHNDVYFVTMTQVIQWIQNPRTVTESKNFEPWREKCVVDGNPACWVPHTCKLTSKEVPGETINLQTCVRCPNNYPWVNDPTGDGFF, via the exons ATGAGGTCCTCGCTGGTGCTGCTGTTGTTGGCAGCGATCGCTTTCGCCG AGGGCGCGGAGCGTGTGAAGCGGCAAGAAGATGCCAAAAAGGAGGAGAGCTTCGAGAGCGAGATCTGCAAGGACAAGGATGCCGGGGAGTGGTTCAGACTGGTGGCTGGAGAGGGTGACAATTGTCGTGACGTGATCCAGTGCACAAGCTCTGGTCTCCAGGCGATCAGGTGTCCCGCTGGATTGTACTTCGACATTGACAAGCAGACGTGCGATTGGAAGGACTCGGTGAATAATTGCAAATTGAAGAACAAGGAGAGGAAAGCCAAGCCGCTGCTCTACACCGAGGAACCGCTCTGCCAGGACGGTTTCCTCGCCTGTGGTGATGGCTCTTGTATCGAGAGGGGACTGTTCTGCAACGGTGAGAAGGACTGTGCCGATGGATCCGATGAAAACATTTGTG ACATGGACAACGATCCCAACAGGGCGCCACCATGTGACCCCGTAGTCTGTGTTCTTCCCGATTGTTTCTGTTCGGAGGACGGCACCACGATCCCTGGCGATCTACCGCCGAAGGACGTGCCGCAGATGATCACGATCACCTTCGATGACGCCATCAACAATAATAACATCGGTCTCTACAAAGAGATCTTCAACGGGAAACGCAAGAACCCTAACGGTTGCGACATGAAGTCCACCTTCTTCGTCTCCCACAAGTACACCAACTACTCGGCTGTCCAGGAAATGCACAGGAAAGGACACGAGATCGCTGTTCACTCTATCTC TCATAACGACGACGAACGCTTCTGGTCCGACGCCACTGTCGATGACTGGGCCAAGGAGATGGCCGGCATGAGGATCATTGCCGAGAAGTTCGCCAACCTGACCGACAACAGCGTGGTCGGTGTGAGAGCACCGTATCTACGAGTCGGTGGGAACAATCAGTTCACCATGATGGAGGAACAGGCGTTCCTCTACGACTCCACCATCACCGCGGCATTGAACAACCCACCACTCTGGCCCTACACCATGTACTTCAGAATGCCCCATCGCTGCCATGGAAACCTCCAACACTGCCCCACAAG GTCGCACGCAGTCTGGGAGATGGTGATGAACGAATTGGATCGCCGCGAGGATCCCCAGAACGACGAGTACCTGCCCGGTTGCGCGATGGTGGACTCGTGTAGCAACATCCTTACCGGTGACCAGTTCTACAACTTCCTGAACCACAACTTCGACCGCCATTACGAGCAGAACCGTGCCCCGTTGGGTCTCTACTTCCACGCCGCCTGGTTGAAGAACAATCCCGAGTTCTTGGACGCGTTCCTCTACTGGATCGACGAGATTCTGTCCAACCACAACGACGTCTACTTCGTGACGATGACCCAGGTGATCCAATGGATCCAGAACCCGCGCACGGTGACCGAATCGAAGAACTTCGAGCCCTGGAGGGAGAAGTGCGTGGTGGACGGGAACCCTGCCTGCTGGGTGCCCCATACCTGCAAGCTGACATCGAAAGAGGTACCCGGAGAGACCATCAACCTGCAGACCTGCGTCCGTTGTCCCAACAACTACCCCTGGGTGAACGATCCGACCGGTGACGGCTTCTTCTAG